In Nakamurella antarctica, the following are encoded in one genomic region:
- the rpsF gene encoding 30S ribosomal protein S6: MRHYELLLILDPNLDERTVAPSIDTFLNVIRQGGGTVDSVEIWGKRRLAFEIRKNAEGIYAIINVTAPSASVTELDRQLNLNESILRTKIIRPDAK; encoded by the coding sequence TTGCGTCACTACGAGCTACTGCTCATTCTCGACCCGAACCTCGACGAGCGCACTGTTGCTCCCTCGATCGACACCTTCCTCAACGTGATTCGCCAAGGCGGCGGAACTGTTGACAGTGTCGAAATCTGGGGAAAGCGCCGCCTGGCTTTCGAAATCCGCAAGAACGCGGAAGGCATTTACGCCATCATCAACGTCACGGCTCCTTCTGCTTCCGTCACCGAATTGGATCGTCAGCTCAACCTGAACGAATCCATCCTCCGCACCAAGATCATCCGTCCCGACGCCAAGTAA
- the murD gene encoding UDP-N-acetylmuramoyl-L-alanine--D-glutamate ligase has translation MRPQISFADLPGRRVGIYGLGTEGKANVRACLALGVEPVLVADTAPQTEDPELDGRAVLAFSSGALLGCDTVIKSPGISRYSAGVRELEAAGVQVVGGLGLWLQDADRSKVVVITGTKGKSTTTAITGHLLERLGYRCLIGGNIGVPPWDPALPSGDVDFWVIEASSYQATDLSCSPAVVAVTSLHPDHLPWHAGDPELYYRDKLSAAAQPGAQLTVANGDSDLIAARQQLLGPRVQWIHADDDPDAHWMDGLGLLGAHNRRNALIARACLVALGVPEASDDELLAAAAQGFAGLDSRLKVVGVINGVTFIDDNLSTNVLPTLAAVDSFPAQRVALIVGGQSRGIEYGSLATGLRARTEKLLMLTVPDNGTAIRAQVEAVGAGDQVEIVDTAGLRAAVRAGYEWVGPGGVVLLSPAAPSFGIFRDYKERGEVFVAAMHEITG, from the coding sequence ATGCGCCCGCAGATCTCCTTCGCTGACCTCCCCGGCCGCCGCGTCGGGATTTACGGACTCGGCACTGAGGGAAAGGCCAACGTGCGGGCATGTCTAGCCCTGGGCGTAGAGCCGGTGCTCGTCGCCGACACCGCCCCGCAAACGGAAGACCCGGAGCTGGACGGACGTGCAGTTTTAGCATTTTCTAGCGGCGCCTTGCTCGGTTGCGACACCGTCATCAAGTCGCCGGGAATCTCCCGGTACAGCGCCGGCGTCCGAGAGTTGGAAGCCGCGGGGGTACAGGTGGTGGGCGGCCTAGGATTGTGGCTGCAGGACGCCGACCGCAGCAAGGTTGTGGTGATCACTGGCACGAAAGGTAAGTCGACCACGACCGCGATCACCGGCCACCTGCTGGAGCGCCTCGGCTATCGCTGCCTGATCGGCGGCAACATCGGAGTCCCGCCATGGGACCCAGCCCTGCCTTCCGGCGACGTGGACTTCTGGGTCATCGAAGCGTCCAGCTATCAGGCCACTGACTTGAGTTGTTCCCCGGCGGTGGTTGCCGTGACGTCTCTGCACCCGGACCACCTGCCGTGGCATGCGGGAGATCCCGAGCTGTACTACCGAGACAAGCTTTCCGCGGCAGCCCAGCCCGGCGCGCAGCTGACGGTGGCCAATGGTGACAGCGACCTGATCGCCGCCCGGCAGCAACTACTTGGTCCCCGAGTGCAGTGGATCCACGCCGATGACGATCCAGATGCCCACTGGATGGATGGCCTCGGGCTGCTCGGTGCGCACAACCGCCGGAACGCACTTATCGCCCGTGCCTGCCTGGTCGCGTTGGGGGTGCCGGAGGCTTCGGATGATGAATTGTTGGCAGCAGCCGCCCAGGGTTTCGCGGGGCTGGACAGCAGGCTGAAGGTGGTGGGCGTCATCAACGGCGTGACCTTCATCGACGACAACTTGTCGACCAATGTGCTGCCGACGCTGGCAGCGGTGGATTCCTTCCCCGCCCAGCGGGTAGCGTTGATCGTCGGCGGGCAGAGTCGGGGTATCGAATACGGTTCGCTGGCAACGGGTTTGCGCGCTCGCACCGAGAAGCTGCTGATGCTCACGGTGCCGGACAACGGGACCGCCATTCGCGCGCAAGTCGAGGCGGTCGGCGCTGGGGATCAGGTAGAAATCGTGGACACGGCGGGGCTGCGAGCTGCGGTCCGGGCGGGCTACGAGTGGGTGGGCCCTGGCGGGGTGGTGCTGCTTTCGCCAGCGGCGCCCAGCTTCGGTATCTTCCGGGACTACAAGGAGCGCGGTGAAGTTTTCGTCGCTGCGATGCACGAGATCACGGGCTGA
- a CDS encoding FAD-binding oxidoreductase: MTSPAIIADLTAIVGADHVLTDQDVTAAYVTDWTGRFSAASGTVVRPSCTAEVAAVVGLCASTGTAVVPQGGNTGLVGGGVPHRGEVVLSLRRLAAPPEVDVDSSQVLAQAGVTIAALRTAANAHGMTYGVDLASRDSATVGGTIGTNAGGLRVLRHGDTRRQVIGVEAVLGDGTIISHLDGLTRDNTGYHLPSLLTGSEGTLAIVTAARLRLVPAFRQTAVALLAMTDVEAAVKAAGTFRRELAGVSAVELVLPAGMELVTAALGLRPAFSGSGDEHGAYLLVECDGSEPLAELMRVVETVAGVQDAAAADDAAGRAALWAYRERQAEAIATVGSPIKLDVTLPMHSMPQFLRESPAAVSAISPDARVWTFGHIADGNAHVNVTGGLGHAHAVEDAVLQLVARLGGSIASEHGVGVAKKDWLRLNRSPAELALFRAIKAAFDPAGILNPNAVLPH, encoded by the coding sequence ATGACCTCGCCCGCGATCATCGCCGATCTGACCGCCATCGTTGGCGCCGACCACGTGCTGACCGATCAAGACGTCACTGCCGCCTACGTGACGGACTGGACCGGTAGGTTCTCGGCTGCGAGCGGAACGGTGGTACGGCCGTCCTGCACGGCAGAGGTGGCAGCGGTCGTGGGGTTATGCGCTAGCACGGGTACCGCAGTGGTTCCGCAGGGCGGAAACACCGGACTTGTCGGGGGCGGCGTTCCGCACCGGGGCGAAGTGGTGCTGAGCTTGCGGCGACTAGCCGCGCCTCCCGAGGTCGACGTGGACTCTTCGCAGGTCCTGGCGCAAGCCGGCGTCACGATTGCGGCGCTTCGCACTGCGGCGAATGCCCACGGAATGACGTACGGGGTCGACCTGGCGAGCCGCGACTCGGCGACCGTCGGAGGCACCATCGGCACCAATGCGGGCGGTCTGCGCGTATTGCGACATGGGGATACCCGGCGGCAAGTAATCGGCGTCGAAGCAGTGCTGGGCGACGGCACCATTATCTCCCACCTGGACGGGTTGACCAGGGACAACACCGGGTACCACCTGCCCTCGCTCCTCACCGGGAGCGAAGGAACCCTGGCCATCGTGACGGCAGCCAGGCTGCGGTTAGTCCCCGCATTTCGTCAAACGGCCGTGGCGTTGCTGGCGATGACGGACGTGGAAGCCGCGGTCAAAGCTGCCGGTACCTTTCGGCGCGAGCTGGCGGGCGTCAGCGCGGTTGAATTGGTGCTGCCGGCGGGGATGGAGCTCGTCACCGCGGCGCTCGGACTGCGACCCGCCTTTTCAGGATCCGGCGATGAGCATGGCGCCTACTTGCTCGTCGAGTGCGATGGCTCCGAGCCGCTGGCCGAACTTATGAGAGTGGTCGAAACCGTAGCCGGCGTCCAGGACGCGGCCGCCGCGGATGACGCCGCCGGGCGCGCCGCACTCTGGGCCTACCGGGAACGTCAGGCGGAAGCCATCGCCACCGTGGGCTCCCCGATCAAGTTGGACGTCACCCTGCCGATGCATTCAATGCCCCAATTTTTGCGCGAATCGCCCGCCGCGGTCTCCGCGATCTCCCCCGACGCTCGAGTATGGACATTCGGCCACATTGCCGATGGGAACGCCCACGTCAACGTCACCGGCGGGCTCGGCCACGCGCATGCGGTGGAGGACGCGGTACTACAGCTCGTCGCGCGGCTTGGCGGCAGCATCGCCTCCGAGCACGGCGTGGGTGTGGCGAAGAAGGACTGGCTCCGGCTCAACCGCTCCCCCGCCGAGTTGGCCTTATTCCGGGCGATCAAGGCAGCGTTCGACCCCGCGGGCATTCTGAACCCCAACGCGGTGCTGCCTCACTAG
- a CDS encoding GNAT family N-acetyltransferase codes for MNELVVEQVEWYDARAVALRQAMAVEMDERYSSHRSDDPEKRAAVDAALHIPTEKVLATVLVVDSEAHAVAHAVLRDLAGEWEVKRVIVDASVRGRGVGRLLMNSLADIARARGARRLILQTGNRQPDAVALYERLGYQSIPVYEPYIEAIPFSLCYELPLR; via the coding sequence GTGAATGAACTGGTGGTTGAACAGGTTGAGTGGTATGACGCGCGCGCCGTGGCCCTGCGACAGGCGATGGCGGTGGAAATGGATGAGCGATACTCGTCCCATAGATCCGACGATCCCGAAAAGCGCGCGGCGGTGGACGCGGCTTTGCATATCCCGACCGAAAAGGTGCTTGCGACTGTCTTGGTAGTCGACAGCGAAGCCCACGCGGTTGCGCACGCGGTGCTCCGCGACCTTGCCGGGGAGTGGGAGGTGAAGCGCGTCATCGTCGATGCTTCGGTTCGTGGTCGCGGTGTCGGGCGATTGCTAATGAATAGCCTCGCCGATATCGCCCGTGCGCGCGGTGCGCGCCGGCTGATACTGCAGACAGGTAACAGACAACCCGACGCAGTGGCGTTGTACGAGCGGCTCGGCTATCAATCGATCCCGGTCTACGAGCCCTACATCGAGGCCATTCCGTTCTCGCTGTGCTACGAGCTTCCCCTTCGCTGA
- a CDS encoding universal stress protein, with the protein MSVVVGVDGSSHSWAALTWARQEAALRGMTVEVIIAEEEPDVPEDGPEAPSATVESIAHQARERDPEAIVQIVEGNPTRALIAAGRDADLVVVGSAGLSRLHAFVHDSVAPELMGHTHAPLALVRDPASPGTGRIVVGVDEHTGDQVLGFAFTEAALRGCELRVVSTWESQILTTFGAAAVATADITAQVESAVHAMVAPFQEEYPQVRVSTLVEFGAPAAALVDEAAAADLVIVGADGSGAFARFVVGSVAQQVVHEVSVPVIVISTVRDGE; encoded by the coding sequence ATGTCAGTGGTTGTCGGCGTCGATGGGTCTTCGCACAGCTGGGCCGCACTGACTTGGGCGCGACAGGAAGCTGCGCTCCGGGGTATGACCGTAGAAGTGATCATCGCGGAGGAGGAACCCGACGTGCCCGAAGATGGCCCCGAGGCGCCGTCGGCCACCGTCGAATCCATTGCTCACCAGGCCCGCGAGCGCGACCCTGAAGCGATAGTGCAAATCGTCGAGGGTAATCCCACTCGAGCATTGATTGCGGCCGGGCGCGACGCGGACCTGGTGGTGGTAGGTAGCGCCGGCCTCTCGCGTCTGCACGCTTTCGTCCACGACTCCGTCGCCCCAGAGCTGATGGGGCACACTCACGCACCGCTCGCGTTGGTCCGCGACCCGGCGAGCCCCGGCACCGGCCGCATCGTCGTCGGCGTGGACGAGCACACGGGGGACCAGGTGTTGGGGTTTGCCTTCACGGAAGCTGCATTGCGCGGTTGCGAATTACGTGTGGTGTCAACCTGGGAAAGCCAGATCTTGACCACTTTCGGCGCCGCTGCAGTGGCCACGGCCGACATCACCGCACAGGTCGAATCCGCTGTGCACGCTATGGTCGCGCCGTTTCAGGAGGAGTACCCGCAGGTTCGAGTTTCGACGTTGGTCGAATTCGGTGCACCCGCAGCGGCTCTGGTGGATGAAGCTGCGGCGGCGGATCTGGTGATTGTGGGCGCGGACGGCTCCGGGGCGTTCGCCCGCTTCGTGGTGGGCTCGGTCGCACAGCAGGTAGTGCATGAAGTGTCGGTGCCGGTCATCGTTATCAGCACGGTGCGCGACGGCGAATAG
- the htpG gene encoding molecular chaperone HtpG, translating into MTAHVEELEFQAETRQLLDLMIHSIYSNKDSFLRELISNSSDALDKLRLEAYRDKDLAVDTSDLHIDIAVDHEARTVTISDNGIGMTRAEVIDLIGTLAKSGTAEVRAKLKEAQKSAAAESASGELIGQFGIGFYSTFMVAETVTLLTRKAGESTATRWVSSGSGTYTIEEVADAPQGSAVTLTLKPADDDDHLFDYTSERKLKELIKRYSDFIAWPIRVETVTETDGEVSTSVETVNSMKALWTRSKDDVSTEEYTEFYRHVSHAWDEPLEVISLKAEGTFEYQALLFIPSRAPFDLFQRESKVGIALYVKRVFIMDDCDDLIPEYLRFVKGVVDAQDLSLNVSREILQQDRQIGAIRRRLTKKVLSTIKDLQTSDTEKFGTIWTEFGRALKEGLLSDHDNQETLLGISLFASTANDEDLTSLASYVERMPESQDKIYYVTGDSRQQIESSPHMEAFKAKGLEVLLLTDPVDEVWVDAVPGFDGKMFQSIAKGEVDLDSEDSAEKEERGKDFASLLTWLTEKLSENVSQVRLSTRLTTSPACIVGDAGSLTPALERMYRAMGQQIPPTKRILEVNPDHPLITGLRTAQSERADDPNLAETAELLYGTALLAEGGDLLDPAKFAKLLADRLTRTV; encoded by the coding sequence GTGACTGCGCACGTCGAAGAACTCGAATTCCAAGCCGAAACCCGGCAGCTGCTGGATCTGATGATCCACTCCATCTACTCCAACAAGGATTCGTTCCTGCGGGAACTGATCTCCAACTCCTCCGATGCACTCGACAAGCTCCGGCTCGAGGCGTATCGCGACAAGGACTTGGCGGTCGACACCTCCGACCTACACATCGATATCGCCGTCGACCACGAAGCCCGCACCGTCACCATCTCCGATAACGGCATCGGAATGACCCGCGCCGAGGTGATCGATTTGATCGGCACTCTCGCCAAGTCCGGGACCGCCGAGGTACGGGCGAAGTTGAAGGAAGCGCAGAAGAGTGCCGCCGCCGAATCCGCGTCCGGGGAATTGATCGGCCAGTTCGGCATTGGCTTCTACTCGACGTTCATGGTGGCTGAAACCGTCACCCTGCTGACTCGCAAAGCGGGCGAAAGCACCGCCACCCGTTGGGTTTCCAGCGGTAGCGGCACCTACACGATCGAAGAGGTAGCCGACGCACCACAGGGCAGCGCTGTCACGTTGACGCTCAAGCCCGCCGATGACGACGATCACCTCTTTGATTACACCTCCGAGCGCAAGCTCAAGGAACTCATCAAGCGATACTCCGATTTCATTGCCTGGCCCATCCGAGTGGAAACCGTCACCGAAACCGACGGCGAGGTAAGCACTTCGGTCGAAACCGTCAACTCGATGAAGGCACTCTGGACCCGGTCAAAAGATGATGTGTCGACCGAGGAATACACCGAGTTCTACCGGCACGTCAGCCACGCCTGGGACGAGCCGCTCGAGGTAATCAGCCTCAAAGCCGAAGGCACGTTCGAATACCAAGCGCTGCTGTTCATCCCATCGCGTGCCCCGTTCGACCTTTTCCAGCGCGAGAGCAAGGTTGGTATCGCGTTGTACGTCAAGCGCGTCTTCATCATGGACGACTGCGACGACCTGATCCCCGAGTACCTTCGCTTCGTCAAGGGAGTTGTTGATGCGCAGGATCTTTCGCTCAATGTTTCCCGTGAGATCCTGCAGCAGGACCGGCAGATCGGCGCGATCCGCCGGCGCCTGACCAAAAAGGTGCTGTCCACCATCAAGGACCTGCAGACCAGTGATACCGAAAAGTTCGGCACCATCTGGACCGAGTTCGGCCGCGCACTCAAAGAGGGCCTGCTCTCCGACCACGACAACCAGGAAACCCTCTTGGGGATATCGCTTTTCGCCTCGACTGCCAATGACGAGGACCTCACGAGTTTGGCCAGCTACGTCGAGCGGATGCCGGAGTCGCAGGACAAGATTTACTACGTCACCGGCGATTCCCGGCAGCAGATCGAAAGCTCGCCGCACATGGAGGCTTTCAAGGCTAAAGGCCTCGAGGTGCTCCTGCTCACCGACCCGGTTGATGAGGTGTGGGTCGACGCGGTTCCGGGCTTTGACGGGAAGATGTTCCAGTCCATCGCCAAGGGCGAGGTCGATCTCGACAGCGAGGATTCCGCCGAGAAGGAAGAGCGCGGCAAGGATTTCGCCTCCCTCCTGACCTGGCTCACCGAGAAATTAAGCGAGAACGTCAGCCAGGTAAGGCTTTCCACGCGTTTGACGACCTCCCCGGCATGCATCGTCGGGGACGCCGGTAGCCTCACCCCAGCATTGGAGCGAATGTATCGCGCGATGGGCCAGCAGATTCCGCCCACCAAGCGCATCCTGGAAGTGAACCCCGACCATCCGCTGATCACCGGTCTGCGCACGGCCCAGTCCGAACGCGCTGACGACCCGAACTTGGCTGAAACAGCCGAGTTGCTGTACGGCACGGCGCTTTTGGCGGAGGGCGGCGATCTGCTGGACCCGGCGAAGTTCGCCAAGCTGCTGGCAGATCGGTTGACCCGCACGGTCTGA
- a CDS encoding DUF4385 domain-containing protein, producing MPGFDYELDYDSLDLRQHPELYRVGRGEQGVLLVQPYKSEILPHWRFKDAELARESADAIREMFDAFLASGDFVGMDMARKFLQMGFTRARRYANHRGGKKYDGPIPSDQRGRSGAHGRTELPRQEEDPVKAQAAAIFKAAWDAVEQVAEYTELRATHRAKFG from the coding sequence GTGCCTGGTTTCGATTACGAACTCGATTACGACAGCCTGGACCTACGTCAACATCCGGAGCTTTATCGAGTCGGCCGCGGCGAACAGGGCGTGTTGCTCGTCCAGCCCTACAAGTCGGAAATCCTGCCCCACTGGCGTTTTAAAGACGCAGAGCTCGCCCGCGAAAGTGCGGATGCAATCCGAGAGATGTTCGATGCGTTCTTGGCCAGCGGCGATTTCGTCGGAATGGACATGGCACGCAAGTTCCTGCAGATGGGCTTCACCCGCGCCCGTCGGTATGCCAACCACCGGGGCGGCAAGAAGTATGACGGTCCAATTCCCAGCGATCAACGCGGTCGAAGCGGCGCCCACGGACGCACCGAATTACCCCGACAGGAAGAGGATCCCGTCAAGGCGCAAGCGGCGGCGATCTTCAAAGCGGCCTGGGACGCCGTGGAGCAGGTGGCTGAATACACCGAGCTGCGTGCCACCCACCGGGCGAAATTTGGTTAA
- a CDS encoding single-stranded DNA-binding protein, with product MAGDTIITVVGNLTADPELRFTASGAAVANFTVASTPRTFDRASGEWKDGEALFLRCNIWRQAAENVAESLTRGSRVVVTGRLKQRSFDTKEGEKRTVIELEVDEIGPSLRYATAKVNRVNRGSDGASGAGGGGGYGAGGGSGGGAPAEDPWASAPPAGQGGYSDEPPF from the coding sequence ATGGCTGGCGACACGATCATCACCGTGGTGGGCAACTTAACTGCCGACCCCGAACTGCGCTTCACCGCATCCGGTGCTGCCGTTGCTAACTTCACCGTGGCTTCGACGCCGCGCACATTTGACCGCGCAAGCGGCGAGTGGAAGGACGGCGAAGCTTTGTTCCTGCGCTGCAACATCTGGCGCCAGGCTGCGGAGAACGTTGCCGAGTCCCTCACCCGAGGCAGCCGAGTGGTTGTCACGGGCAGGCTCAAGCAGCGGTCCTTCGACACCAAGGAAGGCGAGAAGCGCACGGTTATCGAGCTGGAGGTCGACGAAATCGGCCCCTCGCTGCGCTACGCCACCGCAAAGGTCAACCGGGTCAATCGCGGCTCCGACGGTGCCAGTGGCGCTGGCGGCGGCGGCGGTTATGGCGCCGGTGGCGGATCCGGAGGCGGCGCACCCGCTGAGGATCCTTGGGCCTCGGCTCCGCCGGCAGGCCAGGGTGGCTACTCCGACGAGCCACCGTTCTAA
- a CDS encoding glycosyltransferase 87 family protein — MSNAPEPDSDTAVEPAFPGPNDAERPKLERTVGDSQCGDPAFGERLSGGEEDADVLVSVGAPAAVAEAGAAPSAGSTPAAPTTSHSAGLTPFERVIPTWTDATVRRAADAIGGPLGRHALVGRSPILTPLRVALLMAILFLIFGWLAKSPCIQQTGGPNGTQVLDSSGNRQWITGCYNDIVPTYQINGLASSDFPYAPHYADDGTALEPIKYPVVVASFMWAVSQATNGYQALADSSGLLPKSLDVAVYFTLGAIALALLYLWAVASTLKISRRRPWDVAIMCLSPLLVVQAFSNWDIIPVALLAAAMLAWSRSRPLVAGVLLGVAIAAKLYPVLLLLALFILCFRAGKLRSWVVTATAAVITFAVINVPVALSYPDAWREFFVANIDRKDGSTSWYSIYSDWSGFNIFNPELATGQAPTALNAVSALLFLAACIGIGWLGLSAARRPRVAQLMFLVVAAFLLTSKLWNPQFSLWLLPLVVLALPRWRIALLWQLSEAAMWFLLMLSYATKGSDGNRYALLPQYPFQVMALIRDVLVIMMVVMVVREILRPASDLVRQAGDDDPTGGVLANAPDTRTMVSLPSMFRGWAARRARAAGARDPLDAEQDFPNSTEPGWDGQTVAVMTAATPEAMGPSMSRGEKFEYVGYEMAPEQNQLTCRYRLDGRDFTEVVVFPGGGDWTHPAVAEAARLVFLLTAVSYYKASAPPIIDLGKTAITDNERAFLYEFFVEGLGEFAFRNNPPLDLSDVRIVAPALERTRPVGFTPRDRTPLLPFGGGVDSIVSVEIIKPLAPGASLFVVNRPGDTFEAIEKPALVTGLPVVRAERLLDEQILRSRELGFFNGHVPVTGIISAIGVMAATLGGHDAVVMSNEWSASVGTVEVDGKSINHQYSKSESFEAGFRSLIADAIGGEPDYFSLLRPYTELWIARNFASLEQYFPTFRSCNRSFHIDKAHRLDHWCGVCDKCCFIDLILSPFVDATVLRRVFDAGHLDRQEPLDNPILLPKFRTLLGLSPDTKPWECVGDIHECQVATRIAVSRPDRAGSPILQALVAEMGEGADEMAPDSLLSPVGRHFIPERYAPADLLR, encoded by the coding sequence GTGAGCAACGCCCCGGAACCCGATTCCGATACCGCGGTCGAACCAGCGTTCCCCGGCCCGAACGACGCAGAGCGACCGAAGCTGGAGCGCACTGTGGGTGATTCCCAATGTGGTGATCCCGCTTTCGGTGAAAGGCTATCGGGTGGCGAGGAAGATGCAGACGTACTTGTTTCGGTGGGTGCACCTGCCGCAGTAGCGGAAGCCGGAGCGGCCCCTAGCGCGGGCAGCACACCTGCAGCACCCACAACCTCACACAGCGCGGGTTTGACGCCCTTCGAGCGAGTGATCCCAACTTGGACGGACGCGACTGTTCGCCGAGCCGCCGATGCTATCGGTGGACCACTCGGACGCCATGCGTTGGTCGGTCGCTCGCCCATTTTGACGCCGCTCCGAGTTGCGCTGCTGATGGCCATCCTGTTCCTGATCTTCGGATGGCTCGCGAAATCCCCGTGCATCCAGCAGACCGGCGGTCCGAACGGCACCCAGGTGTTGGATTCGAGTGGCAACCGGCAGTGGATTACCGGCTGCTACAACGACATCGTTCCGACGTACCAAATAAACGGGTTGGCGTCGTCGGACTTCCCCTACGCCCCGCACTACGCGGATGACGGCACAGCGCTTGAGCCGATCAAATACCCCGTGGTGGTGGCCAGCTTTATGTGGGCGGTGTCGCAGGCGACCAACGGCTACCAGGCACTCGCGGACAGTTCCGGGCTCCTTCCGAAATCGCTCGATGTCGCCGTGTACTTCACCCTAGGCGCGATCGCCTTGGCGCTGCTGTATCTCTGGGCCGTAGCCAGTACCCTCAAAATCTCCCGGCGCCGCCCGTGGGACGTAGCGATCATGTGCTTGTCGCCGCTTTTGGTAGTGCAGGCGTTTAGCAACTGGGACATCATCCCGGTCGCTTTGCTCGCCGCCGCCATGCTCGCGTGGTCTCGAAGTCGGCCGCTCGTCGCGGGGGTGTTGCTGGGGGTGGCTATTGCCGCCAAGCTCTATCCGGTGCTGCTTCTCCTGGCGCTCTTCATTCTGTGCTTTCGGGCCGGGAAATTGCGGTCGTGGGTGGTAACGGCGACCGCGGCGGTGATCACCTTTGCGGTGATCAACGTGCCGGTGGCGCTGTCCTACCCGGATGCGTGGCGGGAGTTTTTTGTCGCTAACATCGATCGCAAAGACGGTTCCACCAGCTGGTATTCCATTTACAGCGACTGGTCCGGGTTTAACATTTTCAATCCGGAGTTGGCTACCGGCCAAGCTCCAACCGCGTTGAACGCGGTCTCCGCACTCCTGTTCTTGGCGGCGTGCATCGGCATTGGGTGGCTTGGCCTGTCTGCCGCACGCAGACCCCGTGTCGCGCAGCTGATGTTCTTGGTTGTGGCTGCCTTCTTACTGACGAGCAAGCTGTGGAACCCGCAGTTCTCGTTGTGGCTGTTGCCGTTGGTGGTGTTGGCGTTGCCGCGGTGGCGGATCGCGCTGTTGTGGCAGTTGTCCGAAGCAGCGATGTGGTTCCTGCTGATGCTGAGCTACGCCACCAAGGGCAGCGACGGGAATCGGTACGCACTGCTTCCGCAATACCCGTTCCAAGTGATGGCATTAATCCGTGACGTGCTCGTAATCATGATGGTCGTCATGGTGGTTCGTGAGATTCTGCGACCTGCATCTGACCTTGTTCGGCAAGCTGGCGACGATGATCCCACCGGAGGCGTTCTGGCGAACGCGCCTGATACCCGCACTATGGTTTCGCTCCCGTCGATGTTTCGCGGATGGGCCGCCCGACGGGCGCGGGCAGCCGGAGCTCGCGATCCGTTGGACGCGGAACAAGATTTTCCTAATTCGACCGAGCCCGGCTGGGACGGGCAGACTGTGGCAGTGATGACTGCAGCGACACCGGAAGCGATGGGTCCGAGCATGAGCAGGGGCGAGAAATTCGAGTACGTGGGGTACGAGATGGCCCCCGAGCAGAACCAGCTCACCTGCCGCTACCGCTTGGACGGTCGCGATTTCACCGAGGTGGTGGTGTTCCCGGGTGGTGGCGACTGGACCCACCCCGCTGTGGCTGAAGCGGCGCGTCTCGTGTTCTTGCTGACAGCCGTGTCCTATTACAAGGCGTCGGCGCCGCCCATCATCGACCTCGGCAAGACCGCCATCACTGACAACGAACGCGCCTTCCTCTACGAGTTCTTCGTGGAAGGTCTTGGCGAGTTTGCCTTCCGCAACAACCCGCCGCTTGACCTCTCCGATGTGCGCATTGTTGCCCCCGCACTGGAGCGCACCAGGCCGGTGGGCTTTACCCCGCGCGATCGCACACCGCTGCTGCCCTTCGGCGGCGGCGTGGATTCGATCGTCAGCGTCGAGATTATTAAGCCGCTGGCACCCGGCGCATCCCTGTTCGTGGTGAACCGGCCCGGCGACACCTTCGAGGCGATCGAAAAGCCCGCACTGGTCACAGGCTTGCCGGTGGTGCGCGCCGAACGGCTGTTGGACGAGCAAATTCTGCGATCGCGTGAGCTGGGTTTCTTCAACGGCCACGTGCCCGTGACGGGAATTATCTCGGCAATCGGTGTCATGGCAGCAACGCTTGGCGGGCACGATGCCGTCGTGATGAGCAACGAATGGTCGGCCTCCGTCGGAACCGTGGAGGTCGACGGCAAGTCGATTAACCACCAATACTCCAAGAGCGAATCTTTCGAGGCCGGCTTCCGCTCTCTGATCGCGGACGCCATCGGAGGTGAGCCCGACTACTTCTCGCTGCTCCGCCCGTATACCGAGTTGTGGATTGCGCGTAACTTCGCCAGCCTCGAGCAGTACTTCCCCACCTTCCGCAGCTGCAACCGTTCGTTCCACATCGACAAGGCGCACCGGCTCGACCACTGGTGCGGGGTATGTGACAAGTGTTGCTTTATCGACCTGATCCTGTCGCCATTTGTGGACGCAACCGTGCTGCGACGGGTCTTTGACGCGGGACACCTGGATCGCCAGGAGCCCTTGGATAATCCGATTTTGCTGCCGAAATTCCGCACGTTGCTGGGCCTCTCGCCGGACACCAAGCCGTGGGAGTGCGTCGGCGACATCCATGAATGCCAGGTCGCCACTCGCATTGCCGTCTCCCGGCCCGACCGCGCGGGCTCACCGATCCTTCAGGCGTTGGTTGCCGAAATGGGCGAGGGTGCGGATGAGATGGCTCCGGACAGTCTGCTCAGCCCCGTCGGCCGCCACTTCATCCCGGAGCGTTATGCGCCCGCAGATCTCCTTCGCTGA